Genomic segment of Candidatus Methylomirabilota bacterium:
TCGGACCAGCCCAGCGAGGAGGAGCAAGAAGCGGTGGTGCCGCCGCTTACCGAGGGCGAGATCCTCAGGCTGCGCGCCCTCGATCCCAAGCAGCACTTCACCCAACCGCCGCCACGCTACACCGAGGCCTCGCTGGTAAAGACGCTGGAGGAGCTCGGGATCGGCCGGCCGTCCACCTACGCCCAGATCCTCGGCACCATCCAAGACCGCGAGTACGTCCGCCGTGAGAAGGGCACGCTCTATCCCACCGAGCTCGGCATGCAGGTGACCGACATGCTCGTGCCCCATTTCCCCGAGGTGATGGACGTCGAGTTCACCGCCCAGCTCGAGGAGTCCCTCGACAAGATCGAGGAAGGGGACGCCGACTGGCAGGACACGGTGGGGGCCTTCTACAAGGAGTTCGCGAAGGACCTCAGCAAGGCCGGCAAGAAGATGGAGAACTTCAAGGAAGGCGTGGACGCCGGCCAGTCCTGCCCCGAGTGCGGCAAGCCCCTGGTGGAGAAGTGGGGCCGCTTCGGGAAGTTCCTCGCGTGCTCGGCGTACCCGGAGTGCAAGTACACCAAGGACCTCGGCGGCCGTGAGCGGCCCGCCGACGAGCCCACGGACGAGATCTGCCCGACCTGCGGCAAGGCGATGGTGATCAAGCACGGGCGCTTCGGCAAGTTCATGGCGTGCTCGGGCTACCCGGAGTGCAAGACGACCAAGCCGGTGCCGCTGGGCATCGCCTGTCCCCAGGACGGCGGCCAGCTCGTGGAGCGCCGGAGCAAGCGCGGCAAGACGTTCTACGCGTGCGCCAACTATCCCCAGTGCACGTTCTCGGTGTGGTCGCGCCCGGTGGCGCAGCCGTGTCCCCAGTGCGGAGCGTCCTTCGTCACGGAGCGCGTGGGCCGCGGCGGCAAGATCACCCGGGCCTGCGTGAAGGAAGGCTGCGGCTACAAGGAAGACGTCGCCCCCACCGTTGCCTGACGGGATCCGCCCCATGCGTGGCGACGCCGACCTGGTGCCCGCGTTCCTCCGGTATCTCGCCGCGGAGCGGGGGGCGTCGGCCCATACCTTGCGTAGTTACGCTGCTGATCTGGCCGAGCTCCAGGCCTTCCTGCGCGGCGCACGGGTGCCCGGCCTCGCCGCCGCCGACGCGCGCGTCCTGCGTGGCTATCTCGCGTGGCTGCATGGCCGGGGGCTCGCGAAGTCGTCCATCGCCCGCAAGCTCGCGTCGGTCCGGAGCTGTTACCGCTTCCTGGCGCGGCGCGAGCTGGTCGCGGCCAACCCCGCGCGCCAGCTCGCGAGCCCGCGGCTGCCCCGGCGGCTTCCGTCGGTGCTGCCAAAGGACGAGTCCAAGGACCTGCTCGACGCGCCGTCGGAGGACACCCTGGCGGGCCGGCGCGATCGCGCGCTCCTCGAGCTGCTCTACGCGAGCGGCCTGCGCGTGGCCGAGTGCTGCGGCCTCGACCTGGAGGACCTCGATCGTCGCCACGGCACCGTACGCGTGATGGGGAAGGGCAGCAAGGAGCGTGTGGTCCCGGTGGGCGAGATCGCCCTCGAGGCGCTGGACGCCTACCTCGATCGACGCGGAGGCGGAAACGGGCCCATCTTCCGCAACGCGCGGGGCACCCGGCTGTCCACCCGGAGCGTTCACTCGATCGTGCGGCGGCGCGCGCGCGCGGCGGGGTTGGCCCGGCGGGTCACGCCCCACACGCTGCGCCACACCTTCGCCACGCATCTGCTCGGCGAGGGCGCCGATCTCCGCTTCATCCAGGAGCTGCTCGGCCACAGCCGGCTCTCCACCACCCAGCGCTACACCCACGTGAGCCCCGAGCACCTGATGAAGGTGTACGACGCGGCCCATCCCCGCGCGGTATGAGCGCGCCGGGCGGGGACGCGGTGTTCCACGCCACCACGGTGGTGGCGGTGCGCCATCGCGGCACGGTCGCGGTGGGCGGCGACGGCCAGGTGACGCTGGGCCAGACCGTGGTCAAGGCGAGCGCGCGCAAAGTCCGCAAGCTCCACCACGGGCGCGTGCTCGCGGGCTTCGCGGGGGCGGCCGCGGACGCGTTCACGCTCTTCGCTCGCTTCGAGGCCAAGCTGGAGGAGCACCGCGGGAACCTGGTCCGGTCGGCGGTGGAGCTTGCCAAGGACTGGCGGACCGATCGGGTCCTGCGGCGGCTCGAGGCCCTGCTCGCCGTGGCCGACGCCGAGGCCTCGCTGATCGTCTCGGGCACCGGCGACGTGATCGAGCCCGACGACGGGCTCATCGGCATCGGCTCGGGCGGTCCCTCCGCCCTCGCCGCCGCCCGAGCGCTGGTCTCCCACTCCTCGCTGGACGCGCCCGCCATCGTCGAGCAGGCGCTCCGCATCGCGGCCGGGATCTGCATCTACACCAACGAGCAGGTCACCGTGGAGGCCCTCCCGTGAGTGCGCTGACGCCGGCTGAGATCGTGGCCGAGCTGGACCGCTACATCGTGGGCCAGCATCGCGCCAAGCGCGCGGTGGCCATTGCCCTCCGCAATCGCTGGCGGCGGCAGAACCTGCCCCCCGCGCTGCGCGACGAGGTCGCGCCGAAGAACATCATCATGATCGGCCCCACCGGCGTGGGAAAGACCGAGATCGCGCGCCGTCTCGCCCGCCTCGCCCAGGCGCCCTTCATCAAGGTGGAGGCCTCCAAGTACACCGAGGTGGGCTACGTGGGGCGCGACGTGGAGTCGATGATCCGCGATCTCACCGAGCAGGCGGTCAACATGGTGAAGGCGGAGATGACCGCCCAGGTGCGCGAGCGAGCCGACGCCATCGCCGAGGAGCGGCTGCTCGATCTCCTGCTCCCGCGCCGGCACGGCGAGGCCTTCACCTCGAGCACGCTCGAGGAGATCGCCCCCGACGCGTCGCGGGACGCCACGCGCGAGAAGCTTCGCGCCCAGCTCCGCGCCGGCAAGCTCGAGGACCGGCTCATCGAAGTCGAGCTGGCCGCCGCCGGAGGGCCGATGGTCCAGCTCTTCGGCGGCCAGGGCATGGAGGAGGTGGGCATGAACCTCCAGAACATGCTTTCCCAGATGATGCCGGGACGCACACGCCGCCGCCGCGTCAAGGTGGGCGAGGCGCGGAAGCTCATCACCCAGGACGAGGCGCAGAAGCTCATCGACATGGACGAGGCGGTGGCCCAGGCGGTGCAGCGGGTGGAGAACGCGGGCATCGTCTTCCTGGACGAGCTGGACAAGGTGGCGGGGCGGGAAGGGGGGCACGGGCCCGACGTGTCCCGGGAGGGCGTGCAGCGGGACCTCCTGCCAATCGTCGAGGGCTCGACGGTCACCACGAAGTACGGGAGCGTGAGGACCGACCACATTTTGTTCATCGCCGCAGGGGCCTTTCACGTCGCCAAGCCCTCCGACCTGATCCCGGAGCTGCAAGGTCGCTTCCCCATCCGGGTAGAACTCGAGCCCTTGACGCGAGAGGACTTTGTCCGCATTCTGAGCGAGCCCGAGAATGCCTTGGTGCGGCAGTACACGGAGCTCCTCCAGACCGAGGGGGTCCGGCTGCGGTTCACGCCCGAGGCGGTCGAGGCGGTGGCGGAGATCGCCTCCCAGGTCAACCAGCGGACGGAAAACATCGGAGCCCGGCGCCTTTACACCATCATGGAGAAGCTTCTGGATGAGGTATCGTTTCAGGCGCCCGACTGGAACGGCAAGGAGATCGTCATCGACGCCGAGTACGTCCACTCGCGGCTGGCCGAGGTCCTGAAGGACGAGGACCTGTCCCGGTACATCCTCTAGGAGCGCGCATGCCCCCCCTGGATATGGACCGTATGATCCTCAGGGCGGAGGTGCTCCTGGAGGCCCTGCCGTATCTGCAAGCCTTCCAGGGCCGCACCCTCGTCATCAAGTACGGCGGGGCGGCCATGGAGAAGGCCGACCTCAAGGAGCAATTCGCGCGCGACGTCCTCCTGCTCCGCCTCATCGGCATCCGTCCCGTCATCGTGCACGGGGGCGGCCCCCAGATCGGCGCCCTCATGAAGCGGCTCGGCAAGGAGCCGCACTTCGTGGGCGGGATGCGGGTCACCGACCCGGAGACGATGGAGATCGTTGAGATGATGCTGGGCGGGAAGATCAACAAGGAGATCGTGGGGCTGATCAACATGCACGGGGCCCACGCGGTGGGCCTCTCGGGCAAGGACGGCAATCTCCTCCGCGCGCGCCGACGCCTGCACCGGATGCCCGACGGTCGCGTGGTGGACATCGGCCTCGTGGGCGAGGTGGAGACGGTGAACGGGGACATGATCCGCCTCCTCGTCGAGGCGGGGCTCATCCCGGTGATCGCCCCGATCGGCGTGGGCGTCGAGGGCGAGACCTACAACATCAACGCCGATCTCGTGGCGGGCGACGTGGCGGCGGCCCTTCGCGCGGAGAAGCTCATCCACCTCACCGACGTGCAGGGGATCAATGGCCAGGACGGCAAGCTCATCTCGCGCCTCACCAAGCGGGAGGCGGAGCGGCTGATCGAGTCCGGGGTGATCGAGGGCGGCATGCTGCCGAAGGTCGAGTCGTCCCTCAAGGCCATCGAGGGAGGCGCCGCCAAGGCCCACATCATCGACGGCCGGATCGCCCATGCAGTGCTCCTCGAGGTCTTCACCCACGAGGGCATCGGCACCGAGATTGTCTTTTAGACGCGGGTATGAGATGCGAAGCCACCCGATAGAGGTCGTCGCTTGCGGCGACCGTAGATCAAATCAAGAACTCGGCGCATAGCGACGGGAGACACCGTGGACACCAAGGCCCTGCTCGAGACCGGCGGCAAGCACCTCATGGCGTTCACCAAGCGGGCGCCCATCGCGCTGGTGCGCGGCGAGGGGATGCGGGTCTGGGACTCCGACGGCAAGGAGTATCTCGACTTCACCGGCGGCATTGCCGTGACCGCGCTGGGGCACTCGCATCCGCGCGTGGTGGGGACGATCCGGGAGCAGGCGACCACGCTGATGCACGTGTCGAATCTGTTCCACATCCCGCAGCAGACTCACCTCGCCAAGCTCCTCTGCGATCACTCCTTCGCCGACCGGGTATTCTTCTCCAACTCGGGCGCGGAGGCCAACGAGGCGGCGATCAAGCTCGCGCGGAAGTGGGCCAAGGAGCACGGAGCGAGCGACCGCGGCGACATCATCACGATGCGCGGCGGGTTCCATGGACGAACGCTGGCCACCGTGACGGCCACCGCGCAGGAGAAGTATCACCATGGCTTCGAGCCGCTGCCCGGCGGGTTCAAGTACGTGCCGTTCAACGACCTCCGCTCGGTGGAGCGCGCGATCGACAGCCACACCGCGGGGATCATGGTGGAGCCCATCCAGGGCGAGGGCGGGGTCAACATCCCCGACGACGGCTACCTCCCCGGCCTTCGCAAACTCTGTGACGAGGCCGGCGTGTGCCTGATCTTCGACGAGATTCAGACCGGCATGGGCCGCACCGGCCGCCTCTGGGGCTACGAGCACTCCGGCGTGGCCCCGGACGTCATGACGGTGGCGAAGGCGCTGGCCAACGGCGTGCCCATCGGCGCGACCCTCGCCACCGACGAGGTGGCTTCCGCCTTCGCCCCCGGCACCCACGGCAGCACGTTCGGCGGCAACCCCTTCGCCACCGCGGTGGGCCTTACCGTGCTCACCACGCTCATCGAGGAGCGCCTCCCCGAGCGGGCCGACCGGATGGGACGGCTCCTCGTCGCCGAGCTCGAGAAGGTGCGGGCCCGCCGCGGGGCCGCGGTCAAGGCGGTGCGCGGACGCGGCTGCCTCGTCGGCATGGATCTGGTGCCGCCGGTGGCCGACGTGCTCGGCGCGTGTCGCGACCGCGGGCTGCTCGTCCTCACCGCGGGCGACAACACTTTGCGCCTCGCCCCCTCCCTCGTGCTCGACGAGAAGGATGTGGCACGCGCCGTCTCCATCATCGACGAGGCGCTGGGCACCGTCGCGGGATGAAGCACTTCCTCTCGATCCAGGACCTCGAGCGCGAGGACGTTGGGCGCCTCTTCCGGCTCACCGCCGAGCTGAAGTCGCGGACCAAGGCGCGCGACCGCGGCACCCCGCTCGCCGGACGCGCCATGGCGCTCATCTTCGAGAAGCCCTCGCTCCGCACCCGCGTGACGTTCGAGGTGGGGATGTTCCAGCTCGGCGGCTCCGCGGTGTACCTGTCCGCCCAGGAGATCGGCCTTGGCAAGCGCGAGTCGGTGCCCGACATCGCCCGCAACCTCTCACGGTGGGTCGACGTCATCGCCGCGCGCGTGTTCGCCCACGCGACGGTGGAAGGGCTGGCCGAGCACGCCGCCGTGCCCGTCATCAACGGCCTCTCGGACCGCGAGCACCCCTGCCAGGCGATGGCCGACTACTTCACGCTGTGGGAGCGGGGCCTCGACCTGGCCAAGGTCCGCCTCGCGTGGATCGGCGACGGCAACAATGTCTGCCACTCCGTGCTCCTCCTGGGTGCGCTGCTGGGCACCCGTATGGTGGTGGCGACGCCGCCCGGCTACGAGCCGGCGCCCGCCATCATCGACACCTGCCGCCGACTCGGCGCCAGGATCGAGCAGACCACGGAGGCGCGCGACGCGGCCGACGGCGCGGACGTGATCTACACCGACGCGTGGGTGAGCATGGGCCAGGAGGCGGAGCGCGAGCGCCGCCACGAGGCCTTCCAGCGCTATCAGGTCAACGAAGCGCTGCTCCGCTTCGCGCCCAGGGCGCTGGTGATGCACTGTCTGCCTGCTCACCGGGGCGAGGAGGTCACCGATCCGGTGCTCGACGGGCCGCAGAGCGTGATCCTCGATCAGGCCGAGAACCGGCTGCACGCCCAGAAGGCGGTCATCCTCCACCTCTTGGGCGGCGACTAGGAGACCGGCGTGGGGAAGAAGGCCAGGAAGGTCGTGCTGGCGTACTCCGGAGGCCTCGATACGTCCGTGATCCTCCGCTGGCTGATCGAGACGTATCGATGCGAGGTGGTCGCGTACTGCGCCGACCTCGGGCAGGGGGAGGAGCTGATCCCCATTCGTGAGAAGGCGCTGCGCACCGGTGCCTCCGGCGTGCACATCAAGGATCTCCGCGAGGAGTTCGTCCGCGACTTCGTGTTCCCCATGCTGCGCGCCAATGCCGTCTACGAGGGCACGTATCTTCTCGGCACCTCGATCGCGCGGCCGCTCATTGCCAAGGCGCAGGTCGAGGTGGCCCGCGCGGCCGGGGCGGACGCGGTGAGCCACGGCGCCACCGGCAAGGGCAACGATCAGGTGCGCTTCGAGCTGACCTACGCCGCGCTCGCCCCCGACCTCACTGTGATCGCGCCGTGGCGGGAGTGGGACCTCAACTCCCGGACCGCCCTCATCGAGTTCGCCAAGCAACACGACATCCCGGTGCCGGTGACCACCGAGCGGCCGTACTCGAGCGACCGGAATCTCTTTCACATGTCGTTCGAGGGCGGCATTCTCGAGGATCCGTGGGCCGAGCCGCCGCCGAAGATGTTCCTGCTCTCGAACTCGCCGGAGGCCGCGCCCGACGTCCCGGTGTACGTGGAGATCGAGTACGAGGCGGGCAACCCGGTGGCGGTCGACGGCGACGGCCTGGGGCCGGCCGCGCTGCTCGAGCGCTTGAACCGACTGGGCGGGGAGCACGGGATCGGCCGCGTCGACCTCGTGGAGAATCGCTTCGTCGGCATGAAGTCACGGGGGGTGTACGAGACGCCGGGCGGCACCATCCTCCACCACGCCCACCGGGCGATCGAGTCGCTCACTCTGGACCGGGAGGCGCTACACCTGCGCGACACCCTCGTCCCGCGCTACGCGGAGATGATCTACTATGGCTTCTGGTTCTCGCCCGAGCGTGAGGCGGTGCAGCGGCTGATCGATGGGATCCAGGCCGACGTGACCGGCACCGTTCGGCTCAAGCTCTACAAGGGCAACGTCATGGTCGCCGGGCGCAAATCACCGAAGTCGCTCTACCGCACCGACTATGTCACCTTCGAGGCGGATCGTGTCTATCGTCAGAAAGACGCGGAAGGCTTCATCAACCTCAACGCGCTCCGGCTCAAGATCCGCGCCTTGCGCGACGCGCGGTAGGGGCGAGGCATGCATGTGCACGTCGCCCTGGGGCCGGCGGAGTTCGTCGCGGCCCCCCTCGACGGCCGTGCCGCGCTGGTGATCGACGTGCTCCGCGCAACGACCTCGGTGGTGGCGGCCTGCGTGGCGGGCTGCCGCAGCGTGATCCCCGTGCCGGACGAGGCGGCGGCGCGCCGCGTGGCGGGACGCTTCCCCCCGGGCGAGTGCGTGCTCGCGGGTGAGCGCGGCGGCGACCCC
This window contains:
- the xerC gene encoding tyrosine recombinase XerC — encoded protein: MRGDADLVPAFLRYLAAERGASAHTLRSYAADLAELQAFLRGARVPGLAAADARVLRGYLAWLHGRGLAKSSIARKLASVRSCYRFLARRELVAANPARQLASPRLPRRLPSVLPKDESKDLLDAPSEDTLAGRRDRALLELLYASGLRVAECCGLDLEDLDRRHGTVRVMGKGSKERVVPVGEIALEALDAYLDRRGGGNGPIFRNARGTRLSTRSVHSIVRRRARAAGLARRVTPHTLRHTFATHLLGEGADLRFIQELLGHSRLSTTQRYTHVSPEHLMKVYDAAHPRAV
- the argB gene encoding acetylglutamate kinase, whose amino-acid sequence is MPPLDMDRMILRAEVLLEALPYLQAFQGRTLVIKYGGAAMEKADLKEQFARDVLLLRLIGIRPVIVHGGGPQIGALMKRLGKEPHFVGGMRVTDPETMEIVEMMLGGKINKEIVGLINMHGAHAVGLSGKDGNLLRARRRLHRMPDGRVVDIGLVGEVETVNGDMIRLLVEAGLIPVIAPIGVGVEGETYNINADLVAGDVAAALRAEKLIHLTDVQGINGQDGKLISRLTKREAERLIESGVIEGGMLPKVESSLKAIEGGAAKAHIIDGRIAHAVLLEVFTHEGIGTEIVF
- the hslU gene encoding ATP-dependent protease ATPase subunit HslU — its product is MSALTPAEIVAELDRYIVGQHRAKRAVAIALRNRWRRQNLPPALRDEVAPKNIIMIGPTGVGKTEIARRLARLAQAPFIKVEASKYTEVGYVGRDVESMIRDLTEQAVNMVKAEMTAQVRERADAIAEERLLDLLLPRRHGEAFTSSTLEEIAPDASRDATREKLRAQLRAGKLEDRLIEVELAAAGGPMVQLFGGQGMEEVGMNLQNMLSQMMPGRTRRRRVKVGEARKLITQDEAQKLIDMDEAVAQAVQRVENAGIVFLDELDKVAGREGGHGPDVSREGVQRDLLPIVEGSTVTTKYGSVRTDHILFIAAGAFHVAKPSDLIPELQGRFPIRVELEPLTREDFVRILSEPENALVRQYTELLQTEGVRLRFTPEAVEAVAEIASQVNQRTENIGARRLYTIMEKLLDEVSFQAPDWNGKEIVIDAEYVHSRLAEVLKDEDLSRYIL
- a CDS encoding argininosuccinate synthase; amino-acid sequence: MGKKARKVVLAYSGGLDTSVILRWLIETYRCEVVAYCADLGQGEELIPIREKALRTGASGVHIKDLREEFVRDFVFPMLRANAVYEGTYLLGTSIARPLIAKAQVEVARAAGADAVSHGATGKGNDQVRFELTYAALAPDLTVIAPWREWDLNSRTALIEFAKQHDIPVPVTTERPYSSDRNLFHMSFEGGILEDPWAEPPPKMFLLSNSPEAAPDVPVYVEIEYEAGNPVAVDGDGLGPAALLERLNRLGGEHGIGRVDLVENRFVGMKSRGVYETPGGTILHHAHRAIESLTLDREALHLRDTLVPRYAEMIYYGFWFSPEREAVQRLIDGIQADVTGTVRLKLYKGNVMVAGRKSPKSLYRTDYVTFEADRVYRQKDAEGFINLNALRLKIRALRDAR
- the hslV gene encoding ATP-dependent protease subunit HslV — its product is MSAPGGDAVFHATTVVAVRHRGTVAVGGDGQVTLGQTVVKASARKVRKLHHGRVLAGFAGAAADAFTLFARFEAKLEEHRGNLVRSAVELAKDWRTDRVLRRLEALLAVADAEASLIVSGTGDVIEPDDGLIGIGSGGPSALAAARALVSHSSLDAPAIVEQALRIAAGICIYTNEQVTVEALP
- the argF gene encoding ornithine carbamoyltransferase, with the translated sequence MKHFLSIQDLEREDVGRLFRLTAELKSRTKARDRGTPLAGRAMALIFEKPSLRTRVTFEVGMFQLGGSAVYLSAQEIGLGKRESVPDIARNLSRWVDVIAARVFAHATVEGLAEHAAVPVINGLSDREHPCQAMADYFTLWERGLDLAKVRLAWIGDGNNVCHSVLLLGALLGTRMVVATPPGYEPAPAIIDTCRRLGARIEQTTEARDAADGADVIYTDAWVSMGQEAERERRHEAFQRYQVNEALLRFAPRALVMHCLPAHRGEEVTDPVLDGPQSVILDQAENRLHAQKAVILHLLGGD
- a CDS encoding aspartate aminotransferase family protein, with the protein product MDTKALLETGGKHLMAFTKRAPIALVRGEGMRVWDSDGKEYLDFTGGIAVTALGHSHPRVVGTIREQATTLMHVSNLFHIPQQTHLAKLLCDHSFADRVFFSNSGAEANEAAIKLARKWAKEHGASDRGDIITMRGGFHGRTLATVTATAQEKYHHGFEPLPGGFKYVPFNDLRSVERAIDSHTAGIMVEPIQGEGGVNIPDDGYLPGLRKLCDEAGVCLIFDEIQTGMGRTGRLWGYEHSGVAPDVMTVAKALANGVPIGATLATDEVASAFAPGTHGSTFGGNPFATAVGLTVLTTLIEERLPERADRMGRLLVAELEKVRARRGAAVKAVRGRGCLVGMDLVPPVADVLGACRDRGLLVLTAGDNTLRLAPSLVLDEKDVARAVSIIDEALGTVAG